The DNA segment aaggttgaaaaatgggAAGTTAAACCAGAGATGACTGTGCCAAGAGTGGGAACAAAATGGAGTGAAGCAAGGAAAGCGGAGttctcactgaaaatgaaaaactggtggattgataaaaagaacaagaaaaacaaaaaatgaaccaaattttgctcagcgtcttccatctgggagcttgacggctaataataataataataataataataataaaaaaacaatacttAAGAGAACTTTTTTAACCGAATAAATATGAAACTTGCTGATAATACTAATTGTATTAATTCTCATTATAGGATGATGGAATGTAATCTAGCACAGCTACactgttttacaaaaatacacCATAATTAATGCACGAAATAAAATACTGCATGCAAAGACCTTGATAACAAGGTCACGTTCGCATTGCAGGAGCATCACTGAACAGAACTAAAGGACAGTTCAAAACAAGCAAaacttaaattaataaataataatgacaatagataaaatatattaaagttgaggaaataaatacaataaaatataataagaactaaaaaatacaaaaaaaaatctatctTGAATATAATTCAAAGAACAAAAGTACTGATAAAAATCGAGGTAGTCAGGCCAAGTTAACCAATAGtttaaatataacaataatataaacagaTTAAAGCAAAGGCAAATGAATTAGGCTTACATCATTTAGCCATTTgattaaattaatcaaattgaggatcttcaatgaatgaatgattatcTTAGTGTATATTTGCTTTTAGAGATATATAGATGATTTTATAAGGTATACTCATaggtcttaatgattttcattgatgcatttaacaaatttaataattaacaatgCTTATATCTATGATGATAATTTATAACCAATTCTTCTATAAGGTAATATACTtcaattgtttttgtaaaaaGAATTAAATGTGTACTGGATCCAATTTTAAGTATTTGCTCCAATTAAGTATTTACTTATAAACAGTGACGTTGTAAAGATCTTCCAATCTCTCAGGGCTGAAGGAGAGGAGACATTTTTTCAGGTTTCCTTTAATTAGCTGTATTCTATTGCAGTTATTGTATAAGTTTTTTATCGGAGAAGGTAGAAGATTGAAAAATTTAGGAGTCAggaaaataaaagattttttaaataaagtgcAGTTTGGTCTGACACCCCGGATAAAACCCTCATCAGCCTGCCTTGTATGATGAGAGTCAGTTACagtcttgcaacttgttaattctcatgttgaaatttatgcaataactcacttattgtgccctgatcaataattgtacccattctatattcaagcttcaactataccacagagaaaaatatattctttattactccgtaCCCGTATCCATattttcaaggcaattttgctatattgttgatactgtagaagaaATTATACTACTACtgtttaaaaaagtattaaatcagaatgatattctaaagctgcgtacacatattcgcgcttccaacccgcatcgagcacgctcctccctcgtaccgccctcgtaccaccatcgaaccacagtcgctccgcccacgcacccatcatgaacgttacggaagatgttagatcttctcgcgttccccggtcgaaccactgttgctccccggtcgatcatcaatcgctctgctggagtgacgttcggttgcggagcagagcgaaagtttgtacgcaccttaaggattcgtgtagatagacccgtattttcaatatttatctgaTCCCTGCCCCCCCTAAATGGCGCCCCTGCATCAGTAGATCGAGTTTTCAgcttgtcaagttttcaattagacacTTTTGGACCTGCCagtaaacaatataaaatatacagTCATATTTACAATCAAGAAGAAACTCTGGAAATCAATGGTTGTGTGTTTATTTCTCATAATCATAATGATCATTATCAACCATCCATTTCATTACCCGCACGCACCAGCTTGTAACACATGAAGACAACAACCTCAGGAAAAAATCTCCTCAATGCTGTAGAAAGAGAGTTTTATAAGCGAATAATCTGATTTATCAAGGAAATTCTCACTTCTACTTGTTGATGGTATTGAAAAACGATTTaaaacaatatcaatcaatGATATTGATACAGAGATTCAGATACCACATAATTAatacatcaatttattattatttactgttTATCTTTCACTGTTAtccaactctcaccagcgggcaaagagtctctttttgctggtgatgcctaaattttatattctattttagttaagtatatgtatgaataattatgtttatttatttatattttttatgatatgtCATACTATAAAGAgtttgaaatatgtattgaatattctaaattgtaaaaaaatgaattgaatttattagataATATCTCAAGATGAAGACCACGATACCCGtaccttaaggctgtgcaaaggctaaaaataaactttctactggtgatatttttcaaagtttctcgaTCTGCAtataatcaagctatcaaaataaaatagttttctcagaaaaacattttttccgatcattacttttcgagatatgagcgcctcaagtttaaatttttgggacagaacatttaaaattcggtaagagataaatccatgagatttggataATAAATTCTTTACGCTATtgctgattgaataaaacaaaaatcttttgaaaattttaaattttgagaaagttattcaattgaccaaaaataactcaactaaaagttatttttagtgaatatAATAACTTtcttgaaaattgatgtttcaagaaactttttgttttacTTGATCAAAATCACCATTTTTATGCTCTAAATCTCAtgtatttatctcttaccgGATTTGAAAtgctgtcccaaaaatttaaactttaggcgctcatatctcgtaaagtaatgatcgaaaaaaatgttttcctgagaaaactattttattttgatagcttgattatatacaaatcgagaaacttttaaaaatatcaccagtagaaagttatttttagcctttgcacagcctaaaACCTTCTATATTATATGGTATAATAATGCAGCAATATTAACAcaatgataattaaaataacagataataaaataattatatctgAGAGTgcataattttaattgaattttattcctTCTCCGGGAGGAGGGCCAagtttcaacttattttacacaaactatataGGAATTGAGTTGACAGTGCAATCtagaacataaacgccctataccatgggataacttcttatgctatcttatTTCCTCTATGGGCGGACTGAGTAGGAGAATTTATTTATGGAGAAAATAAcccaatatatattataactatagtgggaattatattttcggTTTAagaatgtaatttattattattgtttgcaGATGCTGAGATCGGTGCAAACGGGAgctgtgacgtcatcatcgAGGGATGCAGCGGCACCCCACGTGGTGAGGATGACCCCTGAGCAGGTCGCCGTCCTGGAGGCGGAGTTCAACAAAATGAAGACCCTCCACGAGACCGACCTTGAACTGCTTGCTGCCGAAATGGCGCTCAGTGAGAAGGATGTCAAGGTCAGCAATGAAAGATACCAAATATATAGAATAGAGACAGATCAGATAGATTTGTTCTtttgtttttaaagcttcccagagactctgATTAAaagtataggaattgtcaaaaattataatacatacTAGGTAACacgaaaaaaatctggtgtgccgcactcacacaactttccttgccgttatgaaaattgatca comes from the Nilaparvata lugens isolate BPH chromosome 1, ASM1435652v1, whole genome shotgun sequence genome and includes:
- the LOC111063973 gene encoding homeodomain-only protein-like isoform X1, translating into MLRSVQTGAVTSSSRDAAAPHVVRMTPEQVAVLEAEFNKMKTLHETDLELLAAEMALSEKDVKAWYTHRIASWRRSQGLSDCFGII